The following are encoded in a window of Kaistia algarum genomic DNA:
- a CDS encoding sigma-54-dependent Fis family transcriptional regulator yields MTIQTSGDTLQIARRRFFGTGDVPQGLVAEPILRSWQRCATHGLDIGERPRIGVMSAAELKRVQDQNERLRRITRPEMTALRAEARLTDSVVILTDANGLVLDMVGNSDFAGRAARVALRPGVGWNESAIGTNAIGTALVERRPIGVHGAEHFFEPHRILTCAAAPIFDPRGDLVGVLDMSGHAAVRHVHALGLVRLAVEQIEHRLFDRDLEGRRVLRFHSDAELIGTASEAILVFEEDRLVAANRHGLQSLKLGWEAIDHVRLDELFEPIAPGGEIGSIRMRSGTTLLGRFDAETLPQRSLAPHLRRSAGEIEPFFNGATQAALARAVRLVAADVPVLVHGETGAGKEVFARRVHAMSDRADKPFIAVNCAALPESLIESELFGYEEGAFTGARRQGRSGLLRQAEGGILFLDEIGDMPLALQARLLRALQDRQVTPLGGGVPVKVDFALLCATHRPLTELVASGAFRSDLYFRIAQYVVELPALRDLPDRRALVKSAWESLGGELSGGTLAGETLERLAAYDWPGNFRQLTGMLRALIALAEPGRPLPPDALPAEIAAGSPMSFASPAKAEAQTEPSLSEVTLVAMQDALEAAGGNVSLAARRLGIDRTTLYRRLIWRGGKGATAS; encoded by the coding sequence ATGACGATCCAGACGAGCGGCGATACTCTGCAAATCGCGCGCCGCCGCTTCTTCGGCACAGGCGATGTCCCGCAAGGACTTGTCGCCGAGCCGATCCTCCGTTCCTGGCAACGCTGCGCGACCCACGGCCTCGATATTGGAGAACGGCCGCGCATCGGCGTGATGAGCGCGGCGGAACTGAAGCGGGTCCAGGATCAGAACGAGCGGCTGCGGCGCATTACGCGTCCGGAGATGACGGCGCTCAGGGCAGAAGCGCGGCTGACCGACAGCGTGGTCATCCTGACCGACGCCAACGGTCTCGTGCTCGACATGGTCGGCAATTCCGACTTCGCAGGCCGCGCGGCGCGGGTGGCGCTCCGGCCCGGCGTTGGTTGGAACGAAAGCGCGATCGGAACCAATGCGATCGGGACGGCGCTGGTCGAGCGGCGTCCGATCGGCGTTCATGGCGCGGAGCATTTCTTCGAGCCGCACCGGATCCTGACCTGCGCCGCCGCGCCGATCTTCGATCCCCGAGGCGACCTGGTCGGCGTGCTCGACATGTCCGGCCACGCGGCCGTCCGCCATGTTCACGCGCTCGGCCTCGTGCGGCTCGCGGTGGAGCAGATCGAGCACCGACTGTTCGACCGGGACCTCGAGGGTCGCCGCGTGCTGCGTTTCCACAGCGATGCAGAGTTGATCGGAACGGCCAGCGAGGCGATCCTCGTCTTCGAGGAAGATCGCCTGGTGGCGGCCAACCGGCATGGGTTGCAATCCCTGAAGCTCGGCTGGGAAGCAATCGACCATGTCCGGCTCGACGAACTGTTCGAGCCGATCGCGCCGGGCGGCGAGATCGGCTCAATCCGTATGCGCTCGGGCACGACGCTGCTGGGTCGCTTCGATGCCGAAACGCTGCCGCAGCGCTCGCTAGCTCCGCACCTCCGGCGTTCTGCCGGCGAGATCGAGCCTTTCTTCAACGGCGCCACGCAGGCGGCGCTGGCGCGTGCCGTCCGCCTTGTCGCCGCCGACGTGCCCGTGCTGGTCCATGGCGAGACGGGAGCGGGGAAAGAAGTATTCGCGCGGCGCGTCCATGCGATGAGCGACCGGGCCGACAAGCCCTTCATTGCGGTCAATTGCGCGGCGCTCCCCGAAAGCCTGATCGAATCCGAGCTCTTCGGCTATGAGGAAGGCGCCTTTACCGGCGCCCGCCGGCAGGGCCGCAGCGGCCTGCTGCGCCAGGCGGAAGGCGGCATCCTCTTTCTCGACGAGATCGGCGACATGCCGCTCGCCCTGCAGGCACGGCTCCTGCGCGCCTTGCAGGACAGACAGGTGACGCCGCTTGGTGGCGGCGTGCCGGTCAAGGTCGATTTCGCCCTGCTCTGCGCCACGCATCGCCCGCTCACCGAGCTCGTCGCCAGCGGCGCCTTCCGCTCCGATCTCTATTTCCGTATCGCGCAATATGTCGTCGAGCTGCCGGCGTTGCGCGATCTCCCGGATCGGCGCGCGCTGGTAAAATCCGCATGGGAGTCGCTCGGCGGCGAACTGTCGGGCGGGACTCTGGCCGGGGAGACGCTGGAACGCCTCGCCGCCTATGACTGGCCGGGCAATTTCCGCCAGCTCACCGGCATGCTGCGCGCGCTGATCGCGCTGGCCGAGCCCGGCCGCCCCCTGCCGCCGGATGCGCTGCCGGCGGAAATCGCCGCCGGCTCGCCAATGTCGTTTGCCTCGCCGGCCAAGGCCGAAGCTCAAACGGAGCCATCGCTATCCGAGGTCACGCTCGTGGCGATGCAGGATGCCCTTGAGGCAGCCGGCGGCAATGTCTCGCTCGCCGCAAGGCGGCTCGGCATCGATCGTACGACACTCTACCGCCGGCTGATCTGGCGCGGCGGCAAGGGAGCTACCGCCTCCTGA
- a CDS encoding enoyl-CoA hydratase/isomerase family protein: protein MTEDIRFEVDGAVATITLNRPLKLNAVTPEMAKAIVAAVEECNESDTIRVVIVTGAGERSFCAGSDIKELDTYETPWQFRNRSDYCDAIRKLLKPTIAAVNGYAFGGGLETAMSCDIRIASENAQFAAPEIKLGWIGGGGMAAFLSHSVGASNAALMLMTGDPISSEKALAWGLVSEVVPQAELLARARTIAGIIASRAPIAAETAKLNLQAAVSMPLDKAIEYERDLQTICFATDDAKEGRAAFKEKRQPTFRRR from the coding sequence ATGACCGAGGATATCCGCTTCGAGGTTGACGGCGCCGTCGCCACCATCACGCTGAACCGGCCGCTGAAGCTGAACGCCGTCACGCCCGAAATGGCGAAGGCGATCGTCGCGGCCGTCGAGGAATGCAATGAGAGCGACACGATCCGCGTCGTGATCGTCACTGGCGCGGGCGAGCGTTCGTTCTGCGCGGGCTCCGACATCAAGGAGCTCGACACCTACGAGACGCCCTGGCAGTTCCGCAACCGCTCGGATTATTGCGACGCGATCCGCAAGCTGCTGAAGCCGACCATAGCGGCGGTGAATGGCTATGCCTTTGGCGGCGGGCTCGAGACGGCCATGAGCTGCGATATCCGCATCGCGTCGGAGAATGCCCAGTTCGCCGCGCCCGAGATCAAGCTCGGCTGGATCGGCGGCGGCGGCATGGCGGCCTTCCTCTCCCATTCGGTCGGCGCCTCCAACGCGGCACTCATGCTGATGACGGGCGATCCGATTTCGTCGGAGAAGGCGCTGGCCTGGGGCCTCGTCTCCGAAGTCGTACCACAGGCCGAACTGCTGGCTCGCGCCCGGACTATTGCCGGGATCATTGCCAGCCGCGCCCCGATCGCCGCCGAAACGGCAAAGCTCAACCTCCAGGCAGCGGTCTCCATGCCGCTCGACAAGGCGATCGAATACGAGCGCGACCTCCAGACGATCTGCTTCGCCACTGACGACGCCAAGGAAGGACGCGCTGCGTTTAAGGAAAAGCGGCAACCGACATTCAGGAGGCGGTAG
- a CDS encoding CaiB/BaiF CoA transferase family protein: protein MGILSGYRVLDCSIAMAGPFAAQRLGDLGADVVKVEPLAGEWQRHVAAGGARGNKVNVSFLSLNRNKRSLAVDLKNPEGKAVLMELVKTADVFLQNYRPGVAKRLGVDYESLSKINPKLVYVSISGYGEDGPYRDRPGQDLVLQGMSGAMLSAGRAGEPPNAAGQYLVDAITAYTAFEGALAALLHRERTGEGQLVQVNMLDAITTIQMQELSVFTVAGKPQTRSAEPHAHVYIRAPYGAFATSDGFIIVSFPKLATLGAVIGEESFLAMDDEVDTWTKRDEIFAKTREKLKTKTSEEWLALLRAADIWCGPVYGYADLVEDEQIQHNGTFVEYDHPTEGHVKTPGFAIKFSKTPSVVERGAPLAGQDTRAVLQEAGYDAAAIDKLLADGAVAQAKD from the coding sequence ATGGGAATCCTGTCCGGATACCGCGTTCTCGACTGCTCAATCGCCATGGCGGGGCCGTTCGCTGCCCAGCGCCTGGGCGATCTCGGCGCCGATGTCGTCAAGGTTGAGCCGCTGGCCGGCGAGTGGCAGCGCCATGTCGCGGCGGGCGGCGCGCGCGGCAACAAGGTCAATGTGTCGTTCCTGTCGCTCAACCGGAACAAGCGCTCGCTGGCGGTGGACCTGAAGAACCCCGAGGGCAAGGCGGTGCTGATGGAGTTGGTGAAAACCGCCGACGTTTTCCTGCAGAACTACCGCCCCGGCGTCGCGAAGCGGCTGGGCGTCGATTATGAGAGCCTTTCGAAGATCAATCCGAAGCTCGTCTATGTCTCGATCTCGGGCTATGGCGAGGACGGTCCCTACCGCGATCGTCCGGGCCAGGATCTCGTGCTGCAAGGCATGTCCGGCGCGATGCTGTCGGCCGGGCGGGCCGGCGAGCCGCCGAATGCGGCCGGGCAATATCTCGTTGACGCGATCACCGCCTACACCGCCTTCGAGGGCGCGCTGGCGGCGCTACTGCACCGCGAGCGCACCGGCGAGGGCCAACTCGTCCAGGTCAACATGCTGGACGCGATCACGACAATCCAGATGCAGGAGCTATCGGTCTTCACGGTGGCGGGCAAGCCGCAGACCCGGTCGGCCGAGCCGCATGCCCATGTCTATATCCGCGCGCCTTATGGCGCGTTCGCCACATCGGACGGCTTCATCATCGTCTCCTTCCCGAAGCTCGCGACGCTCGGCGCGGTGATCGGCGAGGAATCGTTCCTGGCCATGGATGACGAGGTCGACACCTGGACCAAGCGCGACGAGATCTTCGCCAAGACGCGCGAGAAGCTGAAGACCAAGACATCCGAAGAGTGGCTGGCGCTGCTGCGAGCGGCCGACATCTGGTGCGGCCCGGTCTATGGCTATGCCGATCTGGTCGAGGACGAGCAGATCCAGCACAACGGCACCTTCGTCGAATATGACCACCCGACCGAAGGGCATGTGAAGACGCCGGGCTTCGCGATCAAGTTCTCGAAGACACCATCCGTCGTCGAGCGCGGCGCGCCGCTGGCCGGCCAGGACACGCGTGCGGTGCTGCAAGAGGCTGGCTATGACGCCGCCGCGATCGACAAGCTGCTCGCGGACGGCGCCGTGGCACAGGCGAAGGACTGA
- a CDS encoding SDR family NAD(P)-dependent oxidoreductase — MTMANRTILYTGAAGGLGLPSTLAFLAAGATVVAVDHDPAKVAALRAAADAAGHGKLVVAALEMSDLGAFRASLEALSAEVGGFDIVINNAAIYPSKPFEDYTIEEHQAVQRVNVDAGIVCVQVALPSMRAKGFGRIINVASVTLSGGWANLSPYIQSKGALVGLTRAWAREFGAYGVTVNAISPGAFPTDAEKIHPDPEGYNRHVLERQAVKRRGDPSDIANALLFLCSDGAGFITGQTLNIDGGWWMT; from the coding sequence ATGACGATGGCGAACAGGACCATTCTCTATACCGGCGCGGCAGGCGGCCTTGGCCTGCCGTCCACGCTTGCCTTCCTCGCGGCAGGGGCGACCGTGGTCGCGGTCGATCACGACCCCGCGAAGGTCGCGGCGCTTCGTGCGGCGGCCGACGCCGCCGGTCATGGCAAGCTTGTCGTGGCGGCCCTCGAAATGTCGGACCTCGGCGCCTTCCGTGCTTCGCTGGAGGCGCTCTCGGCCGAGGTCGGCGGCTTCGATATCGTCATCAACAATGCGGCGATTTATCCGTCCAAGCCCTTCGAGGACTACACGATCGAGGAGCATCAGGCCGTCCAGCGGGTCAATGTCGACGCCGGCATCGTCTGCGTGCAGGTCGCGCTGCCCTCAATGCGGGCGAAGGGCTTTGGACGGATCATCAACGTTGCCAGCGTCACGCTCTCCGGCGGCTGGGCCAATCTATCCCCCTATATCCAGTCCAAGGGCGCCCTCGTCGGGCTGACGCGGGCCTGGGCGCGCGAATTCGGGGCGTATGGCGTGACCGTGAACGCGATCTCGCCGGGCGCCTTCCCGACCGATGCCGAGAAGATCCACCCCGATCCGGAAGGCTACAATCGCCACGTGCTCGAGCGGCAGGCGGTGAAGCGGCGCGGCGATCCTTCCGATATCGCCAATGCGCTGCTGTTTCTCTGCTCCGACGGCGCCGGCTTCATCACCGGGCAGACCCTCAACATCGACGGCGGCTGGTGGATGACGTGA
- a CDS encoding aldose 1-epimerase family protein produces MVQLFGKTLTRREIAASSGALAQFAGVRLMTLGDGLERGIRMLEFRTGTGLRFTVLVDRAMDIADCDYRGQAIGWNSPAGFRSPYLHEYEGEGGLGWLRSFSGLLVTCGLDHILFMYDEPADHYVYGPRQTVSHSIHGRVGTIPARLTGYGEAWDGDECTLWAEGIVQQATVFGEDLHLIRRIEAKVGSNEIQIHDRVVNHGFYKTPHMYCYHINAAAPLLEEGARYVAPIEDVVWAAHAGEAYRQQGVGYRTMPSPQLNFHEQVWQHELKADAAGLVPVALVNDRLGLAFEVETRKDQFPCQYEWQNLQSGQYALGLEPSTNHVLGHKGARDRGELIWLEHGEERRYDTVFRIHDGKAALAGLEARIAAIAVQPSEEYPAPSGNHRKIAGR; encoded by the coding sequence ATGGTGCAGCTCTTCGGGAAGACGCTGACGCGGCGGGAGATAGCGGCAAGCTCCGGCGCCCTGGCGCAGTTCGCGGGCGTCCGGCTGATGACGCTCGGCGACGGGCTCGAGCGCGGCATCCGCATGCTGGAATTTCGCACCGGCACGGGACTGCGCTTCACCGTCCTGGTCGATCGCGCCATGGATATCGCCGATTGCGACTATCGCGGTCAGGCGATTGGCTGGAACTCGCCGGCCGGGTTCCGCAGCCCCTATCTGCACGAATATGAGGGCGAGGGCGGCCTTGGCTGGCTGCGTTCCTTCTCGGGCCTGCTGGTCACCTGCGGGCTCGACCATATCCTCTTCATGTATGACGAGCCGGCCGACCACTATGTCTACGGCCCGCGCCAGACGGTGAGCCACTCGATCCATGGCCGGGTCGGCACGATCCCCGCGCGCCTCACCGGCTATGGCGAGGCCTGGGACGGCGATGAGTGTACGCTGTGGGCGGAAGGCATCGTCCAGCAGGCGACCGTCTTTGGCGAGGATCTGCACCTCATCCGTCGCATCGAGGCCAAGGTCGGATCGAACGAAATCCAGATCCATGACCGCGTCGTCAATCACGGCTTCTACAAAACGCCGCACATGTACTGCTACCACATCAATGCCGCGGCGCCGCTGCTGGAGGAGGGCGCGCGCTACGTTGCCCCGATCGAGGACGTCGTCTGGGCGGCCCATGCTGGCGAGGCTTATCGCCAGCAGGGCGTCGGCTACCGGACGATGCCGTCGCCGCAGCTGAACTTCCACGAACAGGTCTGGCAGCATGAATTGAAGGCCGATGCGGCTGGCCTCGTTCCTGTCGCCCTCGTCAATGACCGCCTCGGCCTCGCCTTCGAGGTAGAAACGCGCAAGGACCAGTTCCCCTGCCAGTATGAATGGCAGAACCTTCAGTCGGGCCAATATGCGCTTGGGCTCGAACCCTCCACCAACCACGTTCTCGGCCACAAGGGCGCACGTGATCGCGGCGAGCTGATCTGGCTGGAGCATGGCGAGGAGCGGCGCTACGACACGGTCTTCCGCATCCATGACGGCAAAGCGGCGCTGGCCGGCCTGGAAGCAAGGATCGCGGCGATCGCCGTCCAGCCTTCGGAGGAATACCCGGCGCCCTCGGGTAACCACCGCAAGATCGCGGGCCGCTGA
- a CDS encoding sugar ABC transporter ATP-binding protein, which yields MNASLLKISRLEKSFGPVRVLQGIDLDMERGEAIGLIGENGAGKSTLMNIVSGSLQPSAGSLAFEGQDIVIQSVRHGRELGIRFVHQELSIIGALSIAENMFLGDYKAGRSGFINRRELGVATRAVLERVGLAHLDPWMEAGRLRSGEQQLIEIAKAIVERPKLLILDEPTSSLTPVEAQRLFDLVCELRAEGVGVIFITHRLEEALANCGRVVVLRDGVLISDRKTDETSKSQLILDMVGKAATFAYRGGTRTPGPTRLSVKGLADEDHLSPIDMEVRAGEVVGLFGLMGSGRTEFLETLYGYRRARCGEVRLDGALLSRAGADKSVSSGLFMLPEGRKIQGILPTHSVQSNITIARLPALTRLGFVAEGAEKADAARMARSLNIRMGDIRQPITSLSGGNQQKALFARALLAEPKVLLLDEPTHGVDVGAKAEIYDIVHRLAESGAGVLFASSELPEIMALADRCVVFAGGRVAGTLERAAMTEDAILHLAFDFSQGGDAAAAMPVGPA from the coding sequence ATGAACGCCTCTCTCCTCAAGATCTCGCGGCTCGAAAAGTCCTTCGGCCCCGTTCGGGTGCTGCAGGGCATCGATCTCGACATGGAGCGGGGCGAGGCGATCGGCCTGATCGGCGAGAATGGCGCCGGCAAGTCGACCCTAATGAACATTGTTTCCGGCTCGCTTCAGCCGAGTGCCGGCAGCCTTGCCTTCGAGGGACAGGACATCGTCATCCAGTCCGTGCGGCACGGCCGCGAACTCGGCATCCGTTTCGTCCATCAGGAGCTCTCGATCATTGGCGCCCTGTCGATCGCCGAGAACATGTTCCTCGGCGACTACAAGGCCGGCCGGTCCGGCTTCATCAACCGCCGTGAACTCGGGGTTGCGACGCGCGCCGTGCTGGAGCGCGTCGGGCTTGCGCATCTCGATCCTTGGATGGAGGCCGGGCGGCTCAGAAGCGGCGAACAGCAGCTGATCGAAATCGCCAAGGCGATCGTCGAGCGCCCGAAGCTCCTCATCCTGGACGAGCCGACATCGTCGCTGACCCCTGTCGAGGCGCAGCGTCTGTTCGATCTCGTGTGCGAGCTGCGCGCCGAGGGCGTCGGCGTCATCTTCATCACGCACCGCCTCGAGGAGGCGCTGGCGAATTGCGGCCGCGTCGTGGTCCTTCGCGACGGCGTGCTCATCAGCGATCGCAAGACCGACGAGACCAGCAAGTCGCAGCTGATCCTCGACATGGTCGGCAAGGCGGCGACATTTGCGTATCGCGGCGGTACGCGGACGCCGGGCCCGACGCGCCTCTCCGTCAAGGGGCTCGCCGACGAAGATCATCTGAGCCCGATCGACATGGAAGTGCGCGCCGGCGAGGTCGTGGGCCTGTTTGGTCTCATGGGCTCGGGCCGGACCGAATTCCTCGAAACGCTCTATGGCTATCGCCGCGCCCGCTGCGGCGAGGTCCGGCTCGACGGCGCCCTCCTGTCGCGGGCCGGTGCCGACAAGTCCGTGTCGTCCGGTCTGTTCATGCTGCCGGAAGGGCGGAAGATCCAGGGCATCCTGCCGACCCATTCGGTCCAGTCCAACATCACCATCGCGCGCCTTCCCGCGCTCACCCGTCTCGGCTTCGTCGCCGAGGGGGCGGAGAAGGCCGACGCGGCGCGCATGGCCCGCTCGCTCAACATCCGCATGGGTGACATCCGCCAGCCGATCACCAGCCTCTCAGGCGGCAATCAGCAGAAGGCGCTCTTTGCGCGCGCTTTGCTCGCCGAGCCCAAGGTGCTGCTGCTCGACGAGCCGACGCATGGCGTCGATGTCGGCGCCAAGGCGGAAATCTACGACATCGTCCACCGCCTCGCCGAGAGCGGTGCGGGCGTTCTCTTCGCCTCGTCCGAGCTGCCGGAGATCATGGCGCTCGCCGATCGCTGCGTCGTCTTTGCCGGCGGCCGGGTCGCGGGAACGCTGGAGCGCGCCGCGATGACGGAAGACGCCATCCTTCATCTTGCCTTCGACTTCTCGCAGGGCGGCGATGCCGCTGCCGCGATGCCGGTCGGGCCAGCCTAA
- a CDS encoding sugar ABC transporter substrate-binding protein — protein MKLTRRTLLLGTGAALLFGSAAIAQELPQGGTVKANDNTKGPQRIAFMAFQNNPFWIPVTEGAKAAKDYLAKFNTTVDYVDLGDTLSAEVVIAGIESAIAQKYNGIVIVPVFDGTERAINEAVAQGIPVVNIIAEGNAPSDRLLFIGQDANAAGAQLGEFIGKKLGGKGKVGVITGYFGAAQHTNRMNGAVDYLKKNYPDIQIVGPFENQDKAEIAYSLVQDMYTANPDLSLVYVTAGGPFGAAKAIKDLGLTGKVGVVGFDHTPENVEYLKTGEMWALIDQAPFQQAFDSTVLLHNYLIDGKAPAEKVIAVKGNILTPDGPLK, from the coding sequence ATGAAGCTTACACGACGCACTCTGCTGCTGGGCACCGGCGCCGCGCTGCTGTTCGGCTCGGCGGCAATCGCCCAGGAGCTGCCGCAGGGCGGCACTGTCAAGGCGAATGACAATACCAAAGGTCCGCAGCGCATCGCCTTCATGGCATTCCAGAACAATCCGTTCTGGATCCCGGTGACCGAAGGCGCCAAGGCGGCCAAGGACTATCTCGCCAAGTTCAACACGACCGTCGACTATGTCGATCTCGGCGACACGCTGTCGGCCGAAGTGGTGATCGCCGGCATCGAAAGCGCGATCGCTCAGAAATATAACGGCATCGTCATCGTGCCGGTCTTCGACGGCACCGAGCGCGCCATCAACGAGGCGGTGGCCCAGGGCATTCCGGTCGTCAACATCATCGCGGAAGGCAACGCCCCATCGGACCGGCTGCTGTTCATCGGCCAGGACGCGAACGCGGCGGGCGCGCAGCTCGGCGAGTTCATCGGCAAGAAGCTCGGCGGCAAGGGCAAGGTCGGCGTCATCACCGGCTATTTCGGTGCCGCGCAGCACACCAATCGCATGAACGGGGCGGTCGATTACCTGAAGAAGAACTATCCCGACATCCAGATCGTCGGTCCGTTCGAGAACCAGGACAAGGCCGAGATCGCCTATTCCCTCGTCCAGGACATGTACACGGCCAATCCCGACCTGAGCCTCGTCTATGTGACGGCCGGCGGACCCTTCGGCGCGGCCAAGGCGATCAAGGACCTCGGCCTGACCGGCAAGGTCGGCGTCGTCGGCTTCGATCATACGCCGGAGAATGTCGAATATCTGAAGACGGGCGAGATGTGGGCGCTGATCGACCAGGCCCCGTTCCAGCAGGCCTTCGATTCGACCGTGCTGCTCCACAACTACCTCATCGACGGCAAGGCGCCGGCCGAGAAGGTCATCGCCGTCAAGGGCAACATCCTGACCCCCGACGGTCCGCTGAAGTAA
- a CDS encoding ABC transporter permease yields the protein MTAPEPGRDFSIGRILRQREASVALMIIAVVIFLSFANEYFLTPRNILNVGRQASVVAIVALGQALVIIARGLDLSVGSVLGLSAVVSAFVAQATGNQVLALGAGLGTGIVVGLVNGLLFTRLNINPFIATLGTLSVARGLALLFTGGIPIPYSGWAQWLGAGKIVEVPVSLILMLLLALIFHIFATHTRIGRNIYAIGDSPKAARLAGIDVEGTRLLVFVLCGLLAGLGGIILAGNLASANPDLGRGYELDVIAAVILGGTALSGGRGTIYGVVLGALLMALLGNAFVLLGISAHWQVVTKGLVIILAVGIDGFRRGREE from the coding sequence ATGACCGCGCCTGAACCCGGCCGCGACTTCTCCATCGGCCGGATCCTGCGCCAGCGCGAGGCCTCCGTCGCGCTGATGATCATCGCCGTGGTGATCTTCCTCTCTTTCGCCAATGAATATTTCCTGACGCCGCGCAACATTCTCAATGTCGGCCGTCAGGCCTCGGTCGTCGCGATCGTGGCGCTAGGCCAGGCGCTCGTCATCATCGCGCGCGGCCTCGATCTTTCGGTCGGCTCCGTGCTCGGCCTGTCCGCCGTTGTCTCGGCCTTCGTAGCGCAGGCGACCGGCAATCAGGTCCTGGCGCTCGGCGCCGGCCTCGGCACGGGCATCGTCGTCGGTCTCGTCAATGGCCTCCTGTTCACGCGGCTCAACATCAACCCATTCATCGCGACGCTCGGCACGCTGTCCGTGGCGCGCGGCCTGGCGCTGCTGTTCACCGGCGGTATCCCCATTCCCTATTCGGGCTGGGCGCAGTGGCTTGGCGCCGGCAAGATCGTCGAAGTGCCGGTCTCGCTCATCCTGATGCTGCTACTGGCCCTCATCTTCCACATCTTTGCCACGCATACCCGCATCGGCCGCAATATCTATGCGATCGGCGACAGCCCTAAGGCGGCACGCCTCGCCGGCATCGACGTCGAAGGCACAAGGCTCCTCGTCTTCGTCCTGTGCGGCCTGCTCGCCGGCCTTGGCGGCATCATCCTCGCGGGCAACCTCGCCAGCGCCAATCCGGACCTCGGCCGCGGCTATGAGCTTGATGTGATCGCCGCTGTCATCCTCGGCGGTACGGCGCTGTCGGGTGGTCGCGGCACGATCTATGGCGTCGTGCTCGGCGCGCTGTTGATGGCGCTGCTCGGCAACGCCTTCGTTCTGCTTGGCATTTCGGCCCACTGGCAGGTGGTGACGAAGGGCCTTGTGATCATCCTTGCAGTCGGAATCGACGGCTTCCGACGCGGCAGGGAGGAGTGA
- a CDS encoding sugar phosphate isomerase/epimerase family protein, which yields MLQVGIFTGYFPYSLEETAKKIRALGFNTVQLDLHFKDVDLSAGQITKEKAKKVRDTFRDHDLPICCISGYTNIIHPDKDERARRVGYLKEIIRNARDLGSPYVISETGTYNTESDWVHDPKNKTEEGFEVCREVIADLAQTAYDHGATFLLETYVNNVVGSVEETVKMFAQVDHPGLGLLMDPTNYFETHNIDRMDPILNQVFDTLTDKIKIAHAKDVKRSGDDKSEKHADIGDEDALESHTFRGVGEIELPAPGLGSLNYDLYLKRLAEKHPNIPIIIEHLSEDDVPRAKKFLDGKLRAHGL from the coding sequence ATGCTTCAGGTTGGAATTTTCACGGGGTATTTCCCCTATAGTCTCGAAGAGACGGCAAAGAAGATCCGCGCGCTCGGCTTCAACACGGTCCAGCTTGATCTCCATTTCAAGGATGTCGACCTTTCCGCCGGCCAGATCACCAAGGAGAAGGCGAAGAAGGTGCGCGACACCTTCCGCGACCACGACCTGCCGATCTGCTGCATCTCCGGCTATACGAACATCATCCACCCCGACAAGGACGAGCGGGCCCGGCGGGTCGGCTACCTCAAGGAGATCATCCGCAACGCGCGCGATCTCGGCAGCCCTTACGTGATCTCGGAGACGGGCACCTACAACACCGAATCCGACTGGGTGCACGATCCCAAGAACAAGACCGAGGAAGGCTTCGAGGTCTGCCGGGAGGTCATCGCCGACCTCGCGCAGACGGCCTATGACCATGGCGCGACCTTCCTGCTCGAAACCTATGTGAACAACGTCGTCGGCTCGGTCGAGGAGACCGTGAAGATGTTCGCGCAGGTCGATCATCCCGGCCTCGGCCTGTTGATGGATCCGACCAACTATTTCGAGACGCACAACATCGACCGCATGGATCCGATCCTGAACCAGGTGTTCGACACGCTCACCGACAAGATCAAGATCGCCCATGCCAAGGATGTGAAGCGCTCGGGCGACGACAAGAGCGAGAAGCACGCCGACATCGGCGACGAGGATGCTCTCGAAAGCCACACCTTCCGCGGCGTCGGCGAGATCGAGCTGCCCGCCCCGGGTCTCGGCTCGCTGAACTACGATCTCTACCTGAAGCGCCTCGCTGAGAAGCACCCCAACATCCCGATCATCATCGAGCATCTCTCGGAAGACGACGTGCCGCGCGCCAAGAAATTCCTCGACGGCAAGCTCCGCGCCCACGGGCTCTGA